The Pseudomonas sp. FP2309 genome has a window encoding:
- a CDS encoding HAMP domain-containing sensor histidine kinase has translation MSLLNPSKGWRSSSSRLLALYSSLFVAWSCILMGVLYYEVSGYLSDLSRHSLMQRQHLFQRFDGEELVDALTTSMTFDMKGVDAYGLFDEQFRPLSGPIRAVPPDLPLDGKIHALANCVDSDDPKLPKDSCDAVATHTEDGRWLVLVRANGSLFGVTRIIWHALLWALSLTIIPGAAGWHLLRRRPLRRIRGIQASAEAIVAGDLTHRLPLSDRRDELDMLAAIVNAMLDRIEKLMNEVKGVCDNIAHDLRTPLTRLRAQLYRIKQQAEHDSAHAVQLDDAIAETDTLMARFRGLLRISELEDHQRRSGFLLMDPLPLLRELHDFYLPLAEEGELHLVLDAPDSLPWITGDRALLFEALANLLSNSIKFTPPGGEVILRGVNDAGSTRIEVHDSGPGIPAAERAAVFRRFYRVDEGDQRGGFGLGLSIVAAIINLHGFKLEVGTSARGGARLILECRQQLMPEA, from the coding sequence ATGTCATTGCTGAACCCCTCTAAGGGCTGGCGCTCTTCCAGCAGCCGCTTGCTGGCGCTGTACAGTTCGCTGTTCGTGGCCTGGAGCTGCATCCTCATGGGGGTGCTGTATTACGAGGTGTCGGGCTACCTGAGCGACCTCTCGCGCCATTCGCTGATGCAGCGTCAGCACTTGTTCCAGCGCTTCGACGGTGAAGAATTGGTCGACGCGCTGACCACCAGCATGACCTTCGACATGAAAGGCGTGGACGCCTACGGCCTGTTCGACGAGCAATTTCGCCCCTTGAGCGGGCCGATCCGCGCGGTCCCCCCCGACCTGCCGCTGGATGGCAAGATCCACGCCCTGGCCAATTGCGTCGACTCCGACGACCCCAAACTGCCCAAAGACAGCTGCGACGCCGTGGCCACCCACACCGAAGACGGCCGCTGGCTGGTGCTGGTGCGGGCCAACGGTTCGCTGTTCGGCGTGACGCGGATCATCTGGCATGCGCTGCTCTGGGCATTGTCCCTGACGATCATCCCCGGCGCCGCCGGCTGGCACCTGCTGCGCCGCCGTCCGTTACGGCGGATTCGTGGGATCCAGGCCAGCGCCGAAGCCATCGTCGCCGGTGACCTCACCCACCGTTTGCCGCTGTCGGACCGACGCGACGAACTGGATATGCTCGCGGCCATCGTCAACGCCATGCTCGACCGCATAGAGAAGCTGATGAACGAGGTCAAAGGCGTGTGCGACAACATCGCCCACGACCTGCGCACCCCGCTGACCCGCTTGCGCGCGCAGCTTTACCGCATCAAGCAGCAGGCCGAACACGACTCGGCCCATGCCGTGCAACTGGACGACGCCATCGCCGAAACCGACACGCTGATGGCGCGCTTTCGCGGGCTGTTGCGCATCTCGGAACTGGAAGACCACCAGCGCCGCTCGGGCTTTTTGCTGATGGACCCGCTGCCGCTGCTGCGCGAGCTGCATGACTTTTACCTGCCCCTGGCCGAAGAAGGCGAACTGCATCTGGTGCTGGACGCGCCCGACTCCCTGCCCTGGATCACCGGCGATCGCGCGTTGCTGTTCGAAGCCCTGGCTAACCTGCTGAGCAACTCGATCAAGTTCACCCCACCGGGTGGCGAAGTGATTCTGCGCGGTGTCAATGACGCCGGCAGCACGCGCATCGAAGTGCACGACTCCGGGCCTGGCATACCGGCAGCAGAACGCGCTGCCGTGTTCCGGCGTTTTTACCGCGTGGACGAAGGCGACCAGCGAGGTGGCTTCGGCCTGGGCCTGTCGATTGTCGCGGCGATCATCAACTTGCACGGCTTCAAGCTGGAGGTGGGTACCAGCGCGCGAGGGGGCGCGCGCCTGATCCTGGAGTGCCGCCAACAACTGATGCCCGAAGCCTGA
- a CDS encoding response regulator transcription factor, giving the protein MTRILTIEDDAVTAREIVAELSSHGLDVDWVDNGREGLVRAVSGDYDLITLDRMLPELDGLAIVTTLRTIGVSTPILMISALSDVDERVRGLRAGGDDYLTKPFASDEMAARVEVLLRRKSTVKEFETALRVADLELNLISREASRAEQPLTLLPTEYKLLEFLMRNTGQILSRMMIFEEVWGYHFDPGTNLIDVHIGRLRKKIDPPGLTPLIRTVRGSGYVIAEPL; this is encoded by the coding sequence ATGACCCGCATTTTGACCATCGAGGATGACGCCGTAACGGCCCGCGAGATCGTCGCTGAGCTGAGTAGCCATGGACTGGACGTAGATTGGGTGGACAACGGCCGCGAAGGCCTGGTCCGTGCTGTGAGTGGTGATTACGACCTGATCACCCTGGACCGCATGCTGCCCGAACTGGATGGCCTGGCCATCGTCACCACCCTGCGCACCATCGGCGTGTCGACGCCGATCCTGATGATCAGCGCCCTCTCCGATGTGGACGAACGTGTGCGCGGCCTGCGCGCCGGCGGCGACGACTACCTGACCAAGCCATTCGCCTCCGATGAAATGGCCGCCCGCGTCGAAGTGCTGTTGCGCCGCAAAAGCACGGTCAAGGAGTTCGAAACCGCCCTGCGCGTGGCCGACCTGGAGCTGAACCTGATCAGCCGCGAGGCCAGTCGCGCCGAGCAGCCGCTGACCCTGCTGCCCACTGAATACAAACTGCTGGAATTCCTGATGCGCAACACCGGGCAGATCCTGTCGCGGATGATGATCTTCGAGGAAGTCTGGGGTTATCACTTCGACCCGGGCACCAACCTGATCGACGTGCACATCGGTCGTCTGCGCAAGAAAATCGATCCACCGGGCCTCACGCCGTTGATCCGCACGGTACGAGGTTCGGGTTATGTCATTGCTGAACCCCTCTAA
- a CDS encoding MurR/RpiR family transcriptional regulator yields the protein MSRTDPETTLEAPLASPPINAERLLQLITDEYESLPRQLKRIASYMSQQSDRIMVDRISDIARECEVHPSAIVRFSQRFGFSGFSEMQALFREAYTHKTTPVQNYQQRIRSMIANKSQKASGGDLARECVNATLSGIERLGLELDDVAFDKAVDLVVNADNIYVVGVRRSFAVADYLVYNLQHTNKRIHLVSGLGGSYREQMRSVRANDLVIAISFTPYGKETQHCLRIAQHHQAKTLIITDSNLSPLAKRANAVLLVNEGSSFAFRSLSATLCLCQALFIAVAYRLELKVDEIHEQVGFDD from the coding sequence ATGTCCCGCACCGATCCCGAGACCACACTGGAAGCCCCGCTCGCCAGCCCTCCGATCAATGCCGAACGCCTGTTGCAGCTGATCACCGACGAATACGAAAGCCTGCCGCGCCAACTCAAACGCATCGCCAGCTATATGAGCCAGCAAAGCGACCGGATCATGGTCGACCGCATCAGCGACATCGCCCGCGAATGCGAAGTGCACCCCTCGGCCATCGTGCGGTTCTCCCAACGCTTTGGCTTCAGTGGTTTCAGTGAGATGCAGGCGTTGTTTCGCGAGGCCTACACCCACAAGACCACGCCGGTGCAGAACTATCAGCAACGCATCCGCAGCATGATCGCCAACAAATCGCAGAAGGCCAGCGGCGGGGACCTGGCGCGCGAGTGTGTCAACGCGACGCTGTCGGGCATTGAGCGCCTGGGGCTGGAACTGGATGACGTGGCATTCGACAAAGCCGTGGACCTGGTGGTCAACGCCGACAATATCTACGTGGTCGGCGTACGCCGTTCCTTTGCGGTGGCCGACTACCTGGTCTACAACCTGCAGCACACCAACAAACGCATCCATCTGGTCTCGGGCCTGGGCGGCAGCTACCGCGAGCAGATGCGCAGCGTGCGCGCCAATGACCTGGTGATCGCCATCAGCTTCACGCCCTACGGCAAAGAAACCCAGCACTGCCTGCGCATCGCCCAGCACCACCAGGCCAAGACCCTGATCATCACCGACAGCAACCTCTCGCCCCTGGCCAAGCGGGCCAACGCGGTGCTGTTGGTTAACGAAGGGTCATCGTTCGCCTTCCGCTCGTTGAGCGCCACCCTGTGCCTGTGCCAGGCGTTATTCATCGCCGTGGCCTATCGGTTGGAATTGAAGGTGGATGAGATTCACGAGCAGGTGGGGTTTGACGACTGA
- the iolC gene encoding 5-dehydro-2-deoxygluconokinase: MGQTRFASGRQLDLICLGRLGVDLYAQQVGARLEDVSSFAKYLGGSSANIAFGTARLGLKSAMLSRVGDDHMGRFLVESLAREGCDVSGIKVDPERLTALVLLGLKDRETFPLVFYRENCADMALRAEDISEAFIASSKALLITGTHFSTDSVYKASIQALEYAAKHNVKRVLDIDYRPVLWGLAGKADGETRFVADQNVSAHVQKILPRFDLIVGTEEEFLIAGGSEDLLGALRTVRELTPATLVVKLGPQGCTVIHGAIPARLEDGAIYPGVRVEVLNVLGAGDAFMSGFLSGWLNDAGDERCSQLANACGGLVVSRHACAPAMPTSAELEYLFNSPVPITRPDQDVTLQRLHRVTVPRKAWKQLFIFAFDHRWQLVDLAQRGGQDPTRISAIKQLFIQAIERVETKLADQGVDADVGLLADQRFGQDALNAASGRGWWIARPVEVQNSRPLAFEHGRSIGSNLIAWPQEQIIKCLVQFHPDDEPLLRLEQEAQLKAVYEASLISGHELLLEVIPPKEHPSTYPDVLYRSLKRLYNLGIYPAWWKIEAQSAEEWEKLDALIHERDPYCRGVVLLGLNASAECLAEGFRQARLSTTCRGFAVGRTIFQAPSKAWMAGEIDDETLIQQVQATFEQLIAAWRSARK, from the coding sequence ATGGGCCAGACTCGTTTTGCCAGTGGGCGTCAATTGGATCTGATTTGCCTCGGGCGCCTGGGCGTCGACCTCTACGCACAGCAAGTGGGTGCGCGGCTTGAGGACGTGTCCAGCTTTGCCAAGTACCTCGGCGGCTCTTCCGCCAACATCGCTTTCGGCACGGCGCGGCTGGGGCTCAAGTCGGCGATGTTGAGCCGGGTAGGCGACGACCATATGGGTCGCTTTCTGGTGGAATCCCTGGCCCGTGAAGGCTGCGATGTCAGCGGGATCAAGGTCGACCCGGAACGCCTCACCGCCCTGGTGTTGCTCGGCCTCAAAGACCGCGAAACCTTCCCGCTGGTGTTCTACCGCGAAAACTGCGCCGACATGGCGCTGCGCGCCGAAGACATCAGCGAAGCCTTTATCGCTTCGAGCAAAGCGCTGCTGATCACCGGCACGCATTTCTCCACCGACAGCGTGTACAAGGCCAGCATCCAGGCCCTGGAGTACGCCGCCAAACACAACGTCAAGCGCGTCCTGGACATCGATTATCGCCCGGTGCTGTGGGGCCTGGCGGGCAAGGCTGACGGCGAAACGCGGTTTGTCGCCGACCAGAATGTGAGCGCGCATGTGCAGAAGATCCTGCCGCGGTTTGACCTGATCGTGGGCACCGAAGAGGAGTTCCTGATCGCCGGTGGCAGTGAAGACCTGCTTGGCGCGCTGCGGACTGTGCGCGAACTCACGCCCGCCACCCTGGTGGTCAAGCTGGGCCCGCAGGGCTGCACGGTGATTCACGGTGCGATTCCCGCGCGCCTGGAAGACGGCGCGATCTACCCTGGGGTGCGCGTCGAGGTGCTCAACGTGCTGGGCGCCGGCGATGCGTTCATGTCGGGCTTCCTCAGCGGTTGGCTCAACGACGCCGGCGATGAGCGTTGCAGCCAATTGGCCAACGCCTGCGGTGGCCTGGTGGTGTCGCGCCACGCCTGCGCACCCGCCATGCCGACCTCCGCCGAATTGGAGTACCTGTTCAACAGCCCGGTGCCGATCACCCGCCCGGACCAGGACGTGACCCTGCAACGTCTGCACCGTGTCACGGTGCCGCGCAAGGCGTGGAAGCAGTTGTTCATCTTCGCCTTCGATCATCGTTGGCAATTGGTCGACCTGGCGCAACGCGGTGGCCAGGACCCGACCCGTATCAGCGCTATCAAGCAGCTGTTTATCCAGGCCATCGAACGCGTGGAAACAAAGCTCGCCGATCAGGGTGTCGACGCCGATGTGGGCCTGTTGGCTGACCAGCGCTTTGGCCAGGACGCGCTCAACGCCGCCAGCGGCCGTGGCTGGTGGATCGCACGTCCGGTGGAGGTGCAGAACTCACGGCCCCTGGCCTTCGAGCACGGCCGTTCGATTGGTAGCAACCTGATCGCCTGGCCCCAGGAGCAGATCATCAAGTGCCTGGTGCAATTTCATCCAGACGACGAGCCGCTGCTGCGCCTGGAGCAGGAAGCCCAACTCAAGGCGGTGTACGAGGCTTCGCTGATAAGCGGCCATGAACTGCTGCTGGAAGTCATCCCGCCCAAGGAGCACCCGTCCACTTACCCCGATGTGCTCTACCGCAGCCTCAAGCGCCTTTACAACCTGGGCATTTACCCGGCGTGGTGGAAGATCGAAGCGCAGTCGGCCGAGGAGTGGGAAAAGCTTGACGCGCTGATTCACGAGCGTGATCCGTACTGCCGTGGCGTGGTGCTGCTGGGCTTGAATGCCTCGGCAGAGTGCCTTGCCGAAGGCTTTCGTCAAGCACGCCTGAGCACCACTTGCCGTGGGTTTGCCGTGGGGCGCACGATTTTCCAGGCGCCGAGCAAGGCGTGGATGGCGGGGGAGATCGATGACGAAACCCTGATCCAGCAGGTGCAGGCCACCTTCGAGCAACTCATTGCCGCCTGGCGCAGCGCGCGAAAGTAA
- the iolE gene encoding myo-inosose-2 dehydratase translates to MPAIRIGINPISWSNDDLPALGGETPLSTALSEGQAIGYEGFELNGKFPKDAKGVGDVLRPYDLALVSGWYSSRLARRSVAEEIEAIAGHVDVLKQNGATVLVYGEVADSIQGSRIRLIERPRFHSEQAWQDYADKLTELARFTLSQGVRLAYHHHMGAYVESPEDIDQLMQRTGPEVGLLFDSGHCYMGGGDPLQVLRKHIERVCHVHFKDVRKPVVQLARNQMWSFPDCIVNGTFTVPGDGDIDFAELLDVLLAANYQGWLVVEAEQDPAVAPSYIYAKKGYDTLRALLNERTKP, encoded by the coding sequence ATGCCCGCAATTCGAATTGGCATCAACCCGATCTCCTGGAGCAACGACGACCTGCCGGCCCTGGGTGGTGAAACGCCGCTGAGCACCGCTTTGAGCGAGGGCCAGGCGATCGGCTACGAAGGTTTTGAACTTAACGGCAAATTCCCCAAGGACGCCAAAGGCGTGGGCGATGTGCTGCGCCCCTATGACCTGGCGCTGGTCTCCGGCTGGTATTCCAGCCGCCTGGCGCGACGCTCGGTGGCCGAAGAGATCGAGGCGATTGCCGGCCATGTCGACGTGTTGAAACAGAACGGCGCCACGGTGCTGGTGTACGGCGAGGTGGCCGATTCGATCCAGGGTTCGCGCATTCGCCTGATCGAGCGCCCGCGCTTTCACAGCGAGCAGGCCTGGCAGGACTATGCCGACAAGCTCACGGAATTGGCGCGCTTCACCCTGTCACAGGGCGTGCGTCTGGCGTACCACCACCATATGGGCGCCTACGTCGAGTCCCCCGAAGACATCGACCAACTGATGCAGCGAACGGGCCCGGAAGTCGGCCTGTTGTTTGACTCGGGCCACTGTTACATGGGCGGCGGCGACCCTCTCCAGGTGCTGCGCAAACACATCGAGCGCGTCTGCCATGTGCACTTTAAGGATGTGCGCAAACCGGTGGTGCAACTGGCGCGCAACCAGATGTGGAGCTTCCCCGACTGCATCGTCAACGGCACCTTTACGGTGCCCGGCGATGGCGATATCGACTTTGCCGAACTGCTGGACGTGCTGCTCGCCGCCAACTACCAAGGCTGGCTGGTAGTGGAGGCCGAGCAGGACCCGGCGGTGGCGCCCAGCTATATCTATGCAAAAAAGGGTTATGACACGTTGCGTGCGCTTCTCAACGAGAGGACCAAACCATGA
- the iolB gene encoding 5-deoxy-glucuronate isomerase — MSLLVKSSKRGQTMVALEEGRLEYVGFAAYRLSLGETLPVTAGDQELCVVLLSGRVTIEGEGFTWQNLGDRQSVFEDKSPFAAYLPPGTTAQVTALSDVQIAVCAAPGAGGYAPRLIRPEDCKRSVRGKGANTRYVCDILPDTSPAHSLLVVEVRTPSGHSSSYPPHKHDTDDLPHQSFLEETYYHQINPPQGFVFQRVYTDDRSLDEAMAVENSDLVVVPKGYHPVSVPYGYESYYLNVMAGPKRAWHFHNDPQHSWLLDL; from the coding sequence ATGAGCTTGCTGGTAAAGAGCAGTAAACGCGGGCAAACCATGGTCGCCCTGGAAGAGGGGCGCCTGGAATACGTAGGCTTTGCCGCCTACCGCCTGAGCCTTGGCGAAACCCTGCCGGTCACCGCCGGTGATCAGGAGCTGTGCGTGGTGCTGCTCAGCGGCCGCGTGACGATCGAAGGCGAGGGCTTCACCTGGCAGAACCTCGGTGATCGCCAGTCGGTGTTCGAAGACAAGTCGCCGTTCGCCGCGTACCTGCCGCCTGGCACCACGGCCCAAGTCACGGCGTTGAGCGACGTGCAGATCGCCGTGTGCGCCGCGCCCGGCGCGGGTGGTTACGCGCCACGCTTGATTCGCCCCGAAGACTGCAAGCGCAGCGTACGCGGCAAAGGCGCCAACACCCGCTATGTGTGCGACATCCTGCCCGATACCTCACCGGCCCATTCGCTGCTGGTGGTGGAAGTGCGCACACCGTCCGGGCACTCGTCGAGCTACCCGCCGCACAAGCACGACACCGATGACCTGCCGCACCAGAGCTTTCTGGAAGAGACCTACTATCACCAGATCAACCCACCCCAGGGCTTCGTGTTCCAGCGGGTGTACACCGACGACCGCAGCCTCGACGAGGCCATGGCCGTGGAAAACAGTGACCTGGTGGTGGTGCCCAAGGGCTACCACCCGGTCAGCGTGCCGTACGGCTACGAGTCTTACTACCTGAACGTGATGGCCGGGCCCAAGCGCGCCTGGCATTTCCACAATGACCCGCAGCACAGCTGGCTGCTGGACCTTTAA
- the iolD gene encoding 3D-(3,5/4)-trihydroxycyclohexane-1,2-dione acylhydrolase (decyclizing), translating into MTTTRLTMAQALVKFLDNQYIEVDGVQSKFVAGVFTIFGHGNVLGLGQALEQDSGDLVVHQGRNEQGMAHAAIGFAKQHLRRRIYACTASVGPGAANMLTAAATATANRIPLLLLPGDVYASRQPDPVLQQIEQFHDLSISTNDAFRSVSKYWDRINRPEQLMTAAIHAMRVLTDPAETGAVTLALPQDVQAEAWDYPDYFLQKRVHRIDRRPATAAMISDALAAFRGKRKPLIICGGGVKYSGANAALQAFAERFDIPFAETQAGKSAVVSSHPLNVGGLGETGCLAANLLAPQADLIIGIGTRYTDFTTSSKSLFKHAEVRFLNLNISPCDAVKLDGVQVVADARLALEALADALGDYRAGWGEQIADAKAQLEAEVDRVHQVEYHGDDFVPEVDDHLDRAVLREFIELTGSSLTQSRVLGVLNARLADDAIIVAAAGSLPGDLQRAWRSKGVNTYHVEYGYSCMGYEINAALGVKLAEPTKEVYALVGDGSYMMLHSELATSIQERRKINVVLLDNMAFGCINNLQIGNGMDSFGTEFRYRNPESGKLDGGLVPVDFAMSAAAYGCKTYKVSTVEQLEAALADARTQTVSTLIDIKVLPKTMIHGYLSWWRVGVAQVSTRERTQTAAKKLNEHLAKARQY; encoded by the coding sequence ATGACCACAACCCGACTGACCATGGCCCAGGCCCTGGTGAAGTTTCTGGATAACCAATACATCGAAGTCGATGGCGTGCAGAGCAAGTTCGTCGCCGGGGTGTTCACGATTTTCGGCCACGGCAACGTGCTGGGCCTGGGTCAGGCGCTGGAGCAGGACAGCGGTGACCTGGTGGTGCATCAGGGCCGCAATGAGCAGGGCATGGCCCACGCGGCCATCGGTTTTGCCAAGCAGCACCTGCGGCGCAGAATCTACGCGTGCACCGCGTCGGTCGGCCCCGGCGCGGCCAATATGCTGACCGCCGCGGCGACCGCCACCGCCAACCGCATCCCGTTGTTGCTGTTGCCCGGCGATGTGTACGCCAGTCGCCAGCCCGACCCGGTGCTGCAACAGATCGAGCAGTTCCACGACCTGAGCATCAGTACCAACGACGCGTTCCGCTCGGTGAGCAAATATTGGGACCGTATCAACCGTCCCGAACAACTGATGACCGCCGCGATTCATGCGATGCGGGTGTTGACCGACCCGGCGGAAACGGGCGCCGTGACCCTGGCGTTGCCCCAGGACGTGCAGGCCGAAGCCTGGGACTACCCGGATTATTTCCTGCAAAAGCGCGTGCACCGCATCGACCGGCGCCCGGCCACCGCTGCAATGATCAGCGATGCGTTGGCGGCGTTTCGCGGCAAGCGCAAACCGCTGATCATCTGCGGCGGCGGGGTGAAATACTCAGGCGCGAATGCCGCGCTGCAGGCCTTTGCCGAACGCTTTGATATCCCGTTCGCCGAAACCCAGGCGGGCAAGAGCGCGGTGGTGTCCAGCCACCCGTTGAACGTGGGCGGCCTGGGCGAGACCGGTTGCCTTGCGGCCAACCTGCTGGCGCCGCAGGCCGACCTGATCATTGGCATCGGCACCCGTTATACCGACTTCACCACCTCGTCCAAGTCGCTGTTCAAGCATGCCGAGGTGAGGTTTCTTAATCTGAATATCAGCCCCTGCGACGCGGTGAAACTCGACGGCGTGCAGGTGGTGGCCGACGCCAGGCTCGCCCTCGAAGCACTGGCCGATGCCCTGGGCGATTACCGCGCCGGCTGGGGTGAGCAGATCGCCGACGCCAAGGCGCAACTGGAGGCAGAGGTGGACCGTGTCCATCAGGTCGAATACCACGGCGATGATTTCGTGCCTGAAGTCGACGACCACCTGGACCGCGCGGTACTGCGTGAATTTATCGAGCTGACCGGCTCGAGCCTGACCCAGAGTCGCGTGCTCGGTGTGCTCAACGCCCGTCTGGCCGACGACGCAATCATCGTCGCCGCGGCCGGCAGCCTGCCCGGTGACCTGCAGCGTGCCTGGCGCAGCAAAGGCGTCAACACCTACCACGTCGAATATGGCTACTCGTGCATGGGCTATGAGATCAACGCCGCCCTGGGCGTGAAGCTGGCCGAGCCGACCAAGGAGGTGTATGCGCTGGTCGGCGATGGCTCCTACATGATGCTGCACTCGGAGCTGGCCACCTCGATTCAGGAGCGGCGCAAGATCAACGTGGTGCTGCTGGACAACATGGCCTTCGGTTGCATCAACAACCTGCAGATCGGCAATGGCATGGACAGCTTCGGCACCGAGTTCCGCTACCGCAACCCCGAGAGCGGCAAGCTTGACGGCGGCCTGGTGCCGGTGGATTTCGCCATGAGCGCGGCGGCCTATGGCTGCAAGACCTACAAGGTCAGCACCGTCGAACAGCTCGAAGCGGCGCTGGCCGATGCTCGCACGCAAACCGTTTCGACCCTGATCGACATCAAGGTACTGCCCAAAACCATGATCCACGGCTACCTGTCGTGGTGGCGGGTGGGCGTGGCGCAGGTGTCCACCCGCGAACGGACTCAAACTGCAGCGAAAAAACTCAATGAGCACCTGGCGAAGGCCCGGCAGTACTAA
- a CDS encoding Gfo/Idh/MocA family protein: protein MSLKLGVIGTGAIGRDHIRRCSQTLLNSQVVAVTDINLEQAARVVAELKLDAEVYPDGHALIHSPQVDAVLVTSWGPSHEEFVLAAIAAGKPVFCEKPLAVTAQGCRKIVEAEVAHGKRLVQVGFMRPYDEGYRALKAVIDSGQIGEPLMLHCAHRNPKVGENYKTDMAITDTLIHELDVLRWLLNDDYVSVQVVFPRKTSKALAHLRDPQIVLLETARGTRIDVEVFVNCQYGYDIQCEVVGETGIAKLPEPSQVQLRSGAKLSNAILMDWKDRFIGAYDVELQAFIDSVRAGQVGGPSAWDGFAAAVAADACIQAQSTEQIVKVSLPDRPRFYG, encoded by the coding sequence ATGTCGTTGAAGCTTGGAGTGATCGGTACCGGTGCCATCGGCCGTGACCATATCCGTCGGTGCAGCCAGACCCTGCTCAACAGCCAGGTGGTGGCGGTGACCGACATCAACCTTGAGCAGGCCGCCAGGGTCGTCGCTGAGCTGAAGCTGGACGCCGAGGTGTACCCGGACGGCCACGCGCTGATCCACTCGCCGCAGGTGGACGCCGTGCTGGTGACCTCGTGGGGCCCGAGCCACGAAGAATTCGTGCTTGCCGCCATCGCCGCCGGCAAACCGGTGTTCTGTGAAAAACCCTTGGCCGTCACTGCCCAAGGCTGCCGCAAGATCGTCGAGGCCGAGGTGGCCCACGGTAAACGCCTGGTGCAGGTGGGCTTTATGCGCCCGTATGACGAAGGCTATCGCGCCCTCAAAGCCGTGATCGACAGCGGCCAGATCGGCGAGCCGCTGATGCTGCACTGCGCACACCGCAACCCGAAGGTGGGCGAGAACTACAAGACCGACATGGCGATCACCGACACCCTGATCCACGAGTTGGATGTACTGCGTTGGTTGCTCAACGACGATTATGTTTCGGTGCAGGTGGTGTTCCCGCGCAAGACCAGCAAGGCCCTGGCCCACCTGCGTGACCCGCAGATCGTGCTGCTGGAAACCGCCAGAGGCACGCGCATCGACGTGGAAGTGTTTGTGAACTGCCAGTACGGCTACGACATCCAGTGTGAAGTGGTCGGGGAGACCGGTATCGCCAAGTTGCCGGAGCCGTCCCAGGTGCAACTGCGCAGTGGCGCGAAGTTGTCCAACGCGATTCTGATGGACTGGAAGGACCGGTTTATCGGGGCGTATGACGTTGAGTTGCAGGCCTTCATTGATAGCGTGCGCGCCGGGCAGGTCGGCGGTCCGTCGGCGTGGGATGGATTTGCGGCAGCGGTGGCGGCGGATGCGTGTATCCAGGCGCAAAGCACTGAGCAGATCGTCAAGGTGAGCCTGCCGGATCGTCCGCGTTTTTACGGTTAA
- a CDS encoding Gfo/Idh/MocA family oxidoreductase: MRIGLVGYGHGGRFFHAPLIATLPGATFVGVVTRSPERRQQLANDHPGLQAFDSIGQIVEAGVDALVISTTLKGRPALVLEAIEHGLAVVSDKPFAANAEQAQALITAAERHAVLLTVYQNRRWDSDYLTLRKLIDAGALGTITRFESRVERFSPQAVGNASGGGWLRDLGSHLVDQALQLFGPVDRVFAQLHYTAEHPSVDHGFFVSLTHANGVISHLWGNALQNSQAPRFRVSGSLGCYTVEGLDGQEEALMAGKSPKTEGEHWGAEEHRRWGWFEHGADRERVPSEKGCWTQFYRQLQSAVQGQGALPVDAYEALETTRILDAARLSAERQQVVSTKIE, translated from the coding sequence ATGCGAATCGGACTAGTCGGCTACGGCCACGGAGGGCGCTTTTTTCATGCGCCGCTGATTGCCACATTGCCGGGCGCAACCTTCGTCGGCGTAGTCACACGTTCACCCGAACGCCGCCAGCAACTGGCGAACGATCATCCCGGCCTCCAGGCCTTCGACTCCATCGGCCAGATCGTCGAGGCCGGTGTCGACGCCCTGGTGATTTCCACCACCCTTAAAGGCCGCCCGGCCCTGGTGCTCGAAGCCATCGAACACGGGCTGGCGGTGGTCAGCGACAAACCCTTCGCGGCCAACGCCGAACAGGCCCAGGCGCTGATCACGGCGGCTGAGCGTCATGCCGTACTGCTGACGGTGTACCAGAACCGGCGCTGGGACTCGGATTACCTGACCCTGCGCAAACTGATTGACGCCGGGGCCCTGGGCACCATCACTCGTTTTGAATCCCGCGTGGAGCGCTTCAGCCCGCAAGCGGTCGGCAATGCCAGCGGTGGCGGTTGGTTGCGCGATCTGGGCAGCCATCTGGTGGACCAGGCGCTGCAATTGTTCGGCCCGGTGGACCGGGTGTTCGCGCAACTGCATTACACCGCCGAACATCCCAGCGTCGACCATGGGTTCTTCGTCTCGCTGACCCATGCCAACGGGGTGATTTCCCACCTGTGGGGCAATGCCCTGCAAAACAGCCAGGCCCCGCGGTTTCGGGTAAGCGGCAGCCTGGGGTGTTACACCGTCGAGGGGCTCGATGGCCAGGAAGAGGCGCTGATGGCCGGCAAGTCGCCGAAAACCGAGGGCGAGCACTGGGGCGCAGAAGAGCACCGGCGCTGGGGCTGGTTTGAGCATGGCGCGGACCGCGAGCGGGTGCCTTCGGAGAAAGGCTGCTGGACGCAGTTTTATCGGCAGTTGCAATCCGCTGTGCAAGGGCAGGGGGCCTTGCCGGTCGACGCGTATGAAGCGCTGGAAACTACCCGTATATTGGACGCCGCACGCCTGAGCGCCGAGCGCCAGCAGGTGGTTTCAACAAAAATAGAATAA